In one Acidimicrobium ferrooxidans DSM 10331 genomic region, the following are encoded:
- a CDS encoding branched-chain amino acid ABC transporter permease: MPEPALAQRPTTERRSRRRLGRRAIADGLGVVVPVVGFAFGLHIYGNELLLVYMMGYVALAQGINVIYGFTGYLPFGYFGLFGAGAYASGLAIIHLHVPALASVLVGGLGAVVVGLVLIPLFRLRGAYFAIATLAAALALADIVANPALTSVTNGPDGLNLASAYSSGQFYVASIVLVGLSLIVVVWLRNSRFGLTLQAIRDEPYSASMVGVNVPMRRAVAWLIACAIAGMAGALYGWASSLFYPTAVFDVTTTVLALVFALFGGVGTLWGPTIGAVVLYALYAIIGVSDPQAFQLIYGLAIVVLVLFAPRGLAGILTAVRGLLVRRPKELPDATA; encoded by the coding sequence TTGCCTGAGCCTGCGCTCGCCCAACGCCCCACGACCGAACGGCGCTCACGACGACGCCTGGGGCGCCGAGCCATCGCCGATGGCCTTGGCGTCGTCGTCCCGGTCGTCGGCTTTGCGTTCGGCCTCCACATCTACGGCAACGAACTCCTGCTCGTCTATATGATGGGTTACGTCGCGCTCGCTCAAGGCATCAACGTCATCTACGGTTTCACCGGTTATCTTCCGTTCGGTTACTTCGGCCTCTTCGGAGCCGGCGCCTACGCCTCCGGCCTCGCCATCATCCACCTGCACGTCCCGGCACTTGCGAGTGTGCTCGTCGGCGGCCTCGGTGCCGTCGTCGTCGGCCTCGTGCTCATCCCACTGTTTCGGCTCCGAGGTGCCTACTTCGCGATCGCTACCCTCGCAGCTGCTCTCGCCCTCGCCGACATCGTCGCCAACCCGGCCCTTACCTCCGTGACGAACGGTCCGGACGGCCTCAACCTCGCGAGCGCCTACTCCTCCGGCCAGTTCTACGTCGCGTCCATCGTGCTCGTCGGCCTGTCACTGATCGTGGTGGTCTGGCTGCGCAACTCAAGGTTCGGCCTCACCCTCCAAGCCATCCGCGACGAGCCCTACTCCGCCTCGATGGTCGGCGTCAACGTCCCGATGCGCCGCGCCGTGGCGTGGCTGATCGCCTGCGCGATCGCCGGCATGGCCGGCGCCCTCTACGGCTGGGCGAGTTCCCTGTTCTACCCCACCGCCGTCTTCGACGTCACCACGACCGTGCTGGCCCTCGTCTTCGCACTCTTCGGTGGTGTCGGCACCCTGTGGGGCCCAACGATCGGCGCCGTGGTCCTCTATGCGCTCTATGCGATCATCGGCGTGAGCGACCCACAGGCCTTCCAGCTGATCTATGGGCTCGCCATCGTGGTGCTCGTCCTGTTCGCACCTCGTGGCCTCGCCGGCATCCTCACCGCCGTTCGCGGGCTGCTCGTTCGGCGGCCCAAGGAGCTCCCCGATGCCACTGCTTAG
- a CDS encoding branched-chain amino acid ABC transporter permease, with product MTGWRNRTAVLALFAIIGGVLLGLFYALFAMGLNIVFGVQRIINLAHGDVVMLGGFAAWDLYSALHMSPVLAAVIVLPFGVAVGYGFHRLVVPRLARARDIETMSLVLFFGISQVIEALGAIGFGPNERTLPIAALPSHPIRFLGESYPAYLWIVGAVSLPLLVLFLLYLYRTPLGLETRAVMADAREALAVGIDTRRISAITFGVGIALAAAAGVLAIVVFSGVDPSEGASLTITAFAIIVFGSLGNPIGTIVAGIAFGVLSQLAQVYLPEWSNLVPYVLVLGTMLLRPEGLFGRRARVA from the coding sequence ATGACTGGCTGGAGGAACCGTACCGCCGTGCTCGCCCTCTTTGCGATCATCGGAGGGGTCCTGCTCGGGCTCTTCTATGCCCTCTTCGCGATGGGCCTCAACATCGTCTTTGGTGTCCAACGCATCATCAACCTCGCCCACGGCGACGTCGTCATGCTCGGTGGCTTCGCGGCCTGGGATCTCTACAGCGCCCTCCACATGAGCCCCGTCCTCGCCGCGGTGATCGTCCTTCCCTTCGGCGTCGCCGTTGGCTACGGTTTCCACCGCCTCGTCGTCCCCAGGCTCGCACGCGCTCGGGACATCGAGACCATGTCGCTCGTCCTCTTCTTCGGCATCTCGCAGGTCATCGAGGCACTCGGGGCGATCGGGTTCGGCCCGAACGAACGGACACTGCCGATCGCGGCGCTCCCCTCGCATCCGATCCGCTTCCTCGGCGAGAGCTACCCCGCCTACCTCTGGATCGTCGGCGCGGTGTCACTGCCGCTGCTCGTACTCTTTCTCCTCTACCTCTATCGCACCCCACTCGGCCTCGAGACTCGAGCCGTGATGGCCGACGCGCGCGAGGCCCTCGCCGTCGGCATCGACACTCGTCGGATCTCCGCGATCACCTTCGGCGTCGGCATCGCGCTGGCGGCCGCCGCCGGGGTTCTCGCCATCGTCGTCTTCTCGGGGGTCGACCCGTCCGAGGGAGCGAGCCTCACGATCACCGCGTTCGCCATCATCGTCTTCGGATCGCTTGGCAACCCGATCGGCACCATCGTCGCCGGCATCGCCTTCGGCGTCTTGTCGCAGCTCGCGCAGGTCTACCTCCCGGAATGGTCGAACCTCGTCCCCTACGTCCTCGTTCTCGGTACGATGCTGCTACGACCCGAAGGTCTCTTCGGAAGGAGGGCCCGCGTTGCCTGA
- a CDS encoding ABC transporter substrate-binding protein, which translates to MRVRLRPRLRRASLGALTLGTLALTAAACGSSSSSSSSSSSSAPAAPSQITVGTTYASSGEYATSSIPELDGLKLWVSLENAKGGVYVGAYHKRIPVKLIALNDQSNPSTAGVLTNQLITQDKVNILVADFGSVLTAPAVSIAQAHHYLLFDQSGTGIPFFTPGNPYIVLCDLPVSSIWPDPLANFIISKHINNVAIVYGGNDFDGSQAETLKAKLTAAHVSLAAYEEVPTSTTSYSTIISSLAAKKPGAVLELGYQPNDTAFLQQLESSGDHFPMVFTVFPGQLLSLFESQLGKTGLQYTYTYGTNFYNTYNSVTEGLTTSAFMAKLQSTYPSAVNTLGLLGYNTGLVVEAALRHATSLSQLALRNALTSVSGNLTTVDGTFQINSEGAQTGELLPLAQLFPGSGNTVALKPVTSPAPNPVSAVYPAP; encoded by the coding sequence ATGCGAGTACGTCTTCGTCCGCGTCTTCGCCGAGCGTCGCTCGGGGCGCTCACGTTGGGGACGCTGGCACTCACCGCCGCAGCGTGCGGCTCGAGCTCCTCGTCAAGCAGTTCGAGCAGCTCGAGCGCGCCGGCGGCTCCGTCCCAGATCACCGTCGGAACGACGTACGCCTCGTCCGGCGAGTACGCGACGAGTTCGATCCCCGAACTCGACGGCCTGAAGCTCTGGGTCAGCCTCGAGAACGCGAAGGGTGGCGTCTACGTGGGCGCCTACCACAAGCGCATTCCGGTCAAGCTCATCGCCCTGAACGACCAGTCCAACCCATCGACGGCCGGCGTGCTCACCAACCAGCTGATCACGCAGGACAAGGTCAACATCCTCGTCGCCGACTTCGGGTCCGTGCTCACCGCACCGGCCGTCTCGATCGCCCAGGCGCATCACTACCTGCTCTTCGACCAGTCCGGAACCGGCATCCCGTTCTTCACCCCGGGCAATCCCTACATCGTGCTCTGCGACCTACCGGTGTCGTCGATCTGGCCGGATCCGTTGGCGAACTTCATCATCTCGAAGCACATCAACAACGTGGCCATCGTCTACGGGGGCAATGACTTCGACGGCTCGCAGGCCGAGACGCTCAAGGCCAAGCTGACCGCGGCCCACGTCTCGCTGGCCGCCTACGAAGAGGTCCCGACGTCGACGACGAGCTACTCGACCATCATCTCGAGCCTCGCCGCGAAGAAGCCTGGCGCCGTGCTCGAACTCGGCTACCAGCCGAACGACACCGCGTTCTTGCAGCAACTCGAGAGCTCCGGTGACCACTTCCCCATGGTGTTCACCGTCTTCCCGGGGCAGCTGCTCTCGCTGTTCGAGTCGCAGCTCGGCAAGACCGGTCTCCAGTACACCTACACCTACGGGACCAACTTCTACAACACCTACAACTCCGTGACCGAAGGCCTCACCACCTCGGCGTTCATGGCCAAGCTGCAGAGCACCTACCCGAGCGCGGTGAACACACTGGGCCTGCTCGGCTACAACACCGGTCTGGTGGTCGAAGCCGCGCTCCGGCACGCGACCTCGTTGTCCCAGTTGGCGCTGCGCAACGCGCTGACCTCGGTCTCGGGTAACCTCACGACCGTCGACGGCACGTTCCAGATCAACTCCGAGGGAGCACAGACGGGAGAGTTGCTGCCGCTCGCGCAGCTGTTCCCGGGATCGGGCAACACGGTCGCCCTGAAGCCGGTCACATCGCCTGCACCGAACCCGGTCAGCGCCGTCTACCCCGCACCGTAA
- a CDS encoding glutamate-5-semialdehyde dehydrogenase, whose amino-acid sequence MIQSVEQAQVDRVDARAIEAVAVAARAAQPQLAAAPGEQRRAALLAAARELRASRAAILEANERDVADAVDLTSAQRDRLRLDDARIEQMAQGVEAVAAQPDVVGRVVDGWTLPNGLRVRRVRVPLGVVGVIYENRPNVTADAAALALASGNAIVLRGSSQALASNRVIRGAIARGVASVGLPEALVGLVEDTSREGARAFMRLEGIIDVLVPRGGPGLLRAVRDEARVPVIIDGDGNCHVYVDRAADLAKAAAIVENAKLQRPGVCNAAETLLVHAAVADEFLPQLAERLGSCELRGDERTRALVPRALPATAADWETEYLAPILAVRVVDTLEDAIAHIRRYSSGHSEAIVTEDLAAATRFTGEVDAAAVLVNASTRFVDGGQLGFGAEIGISTQKLHWRGPMGTEALTSVKLVIWGDGHVRT is encoded by the coding sequence ATGATCCAAAGTGTCGAACAAGCGCAGGTCGATCGGGTCGACGCGCGAGCGATCGAAGCGGTCGCGGTGGCGGCCCGGGCGGCACAACCGCAGCTCGCGGCGGCGCCCGGTGAGCAGCGCCGGGCGGCACTGCTCGCGGCCGCGCGGGAGCTGCGCGCGAGCAGGGCTGCGATTCTCGAGGCGAACGAGCGTGACGTGGCCGACGCGGTCGATCTCACGAGTGCCCAGCGGGACCGACTGCGCCTCGACGATGCGCGGATCGAACAGATGGCCCAGGGGGTGGAGGCGGTGGCGGCCCAACCCGACGTCGTCGGTCGGGTCGTCGATGGCTGGACGTTGCCGAACGGCCTGCGCGTGCGTCGGGTTCGCGTCCCGCTCGGTGTCGTGGGTGTCATCTACGAGAATCGACCGAACGTCACCGCGGACGCCGCCGCGCTCGCACTCGCGTCGGGGAACGCGATCGTGCTCCGCGGATCGTCCCAGGCGCTCGCGTCGAACCGTGTGATCCGGGGCGCGATCGCGAGGGGGGTCGCCTCGGTAGGGCTCCCGGAGGCGCTCGTCGGGCTCGTCGAGGACACGTCGCGAGAGGGTGCTCGGGCGTTCATGCGCCTCGAGGGCATCATCGATGTGCTGGTGCCGAGAGGGGGTCCGGGGTTGCTCCGGGCGGTTCGGGACGAGGCTCGGGTGCCCGTGATCATCGATGGCGACGGCAACTGCCACGTCTACGTCGATCGGGCAGCCGATCTCGCGAAGGCAGCTGCGATCGTCGAGAACGCGAAGCTCCAGCGACCCGGTGTGTGCAACGCCGCCGAGACGCTGCTCGTCCACGCAGCCGTTGCCGACGAGTTCCTCCCGCAGCTCGCCGAGCGACTCGGTTCGTGCGAACTGCGGGGCGACGAGCGGACGCGAGCGCTCGTCCCTCGGGCGTTGCCGGCCACGGCCGCGGACTGGGAGACGGAGTATCTCGCCCCCATTCTTGCGGTGCGGGTCGTCGACACCCTCGAGGACGCCATCGCCCACATTCGGCGCTACTCGAGCGGTCACTCCGAAGCGATCGTCACGGAGGACCTGGCTGCAGCGACGCGCTTCACGGGCGAGGTGGACGCCGCAGCCGTCCTCGTCAACGCCTCGACGCGCTTCGTGGACGGGGGCCAGCTCGGCTTCGGTGCGGAGATCGGTATCTCGACCCAGAAGCTGCACTGGCGCGGGCCGATGGGGACCGAGGCGCTCACGAGCGTCAAGCTGGTCATCTGGGGCGACGGGCACGTGCGGACCTGA
- a CDS encoding AAA family ATPase: MVAFGSPQVVADRLREVGYLPTDEIATTIFLASVLGKPVLVEGPAGTGKTELAKAVARAWGLDLVRLQCYEGLDESKALYEWDYRKQLLALQSHDDDLGSVFDEAFLLERPLLRALRMTSDRLLLIDEVDRLEIETEALLLEVLAEFQVTIPELGTLAATSRPLVVLTSNGVRDLSEALKRRALFLFLDYPDPERERAIVLEAVPGIEASLADAIARFVASVRELDVKKRPSIAETIDWARALVVLGADVLDRETVETTLSLLLKHRHDIERVRRELLGAASA, encoded by the coding sequence ATGGTCGCTTTTGGCTCGCCCCAGGTGGTCGCGGACCGGCTTCGAGAGGTCGGGTACCTCCCGACCGATGAGATCGCGACGACGATCTTCCTCGCCAGTGTGCTCGGCAAACCCGTGCTCGTGGAGGGACCCGCAGGAACCGGCAAGACCGAACTCGCCAAGGCGGTCGCGAGGGCGTGGGGGCTCGACCTGGTGCGCCTGCAGTGCTACGAGGGTCTCGACGAGTCCAAGGCGCTGTACGAGTGGGATTACCGCAAGCAACTCCTGGCGCTCCAGAGCCACGACGATGACCTCGGCTCCGTCTTCGACGAGGCGTTCCTCCTCGAGCGTCCGCTGCTGCGCGCATTGCGGATGACGAGCGACCGACTGCTGCTCATCGACGAGGTCGATCGTCTCGAGATCGAGACCGAGGCGCTCCTGCTCGAGGTCCTTGCGGAGTTCCAGGTCACGATCCCAGAACTCGGCACGCTCGCGGCGACGAGTCGACCGCTCGTCGTGCTCACCTCGAACGGCGTGCGTGACCTCTCCGAGGCGCTCAAGCGGCGAGCCTTGTTCCTCTTCCTCGACTATCCGGATCCCGAGCGCGAGCGTGCGATCGTCCTCGAGGCGGTGCCGGGGATCGAGGCGAGTCTCGCCGATGCCATCGCACGGTTCGTCGCAAGCGTGCGCGAGCTCGACGTGAAGAAGCGACCATCGATCGCAGAGACCATCGACTGGGCTCGTGCGTTGGTCGTGCTCGGTGCCGATGTGCTCGATCGCGAGACCGTGGAGACGACGCTCTCGCTGCTCCTCAAGCATCGTCACGACATCGAGCGAGTCCGGCGCGAGCTGCTCGGGGCGGCCAGCGCGTGA
- a CDS encoding vWA domain-containing protein encodes MIGRVLGLGRALAEAGAPVSPAELVDALRAVAALEDLARSPLRAALRATMVKDVSALPIFDVLFDIYFPMANPTDQDLAELDDAAMRAELEVALRDGDDERLAALAAAAVERFGEVHSGAAVAGAYYAYRTQRGLDLERVREELLAGLARPHDAELDWREREREARRRLQSFSRHIDDAVRARLARERDPDELAHSLGLRIADDVDIMNASREELAAIREAVRPLAAKLVARLERRRTRRGGPLELRRTIRRSLSTGGVPLEPVFRPRRPHRPDVVVLTDISGSVASFARFTLQLLWALAGELRRLRAFAFIDAVDEVTPLVGGSWDLDAALRAVAERAAVVGKQGHSDYGAVFAQFEERFVDAVSPRTTLIVLGDARANYHEPRAEVLDRLARRARATHWLNPEPARYWDSGDSVMGAYAPSCTSVVECRTLAQLERFVEEVL; translated from the coding sequence GTGATCGGTCGCGTCCTCGGCCTCGGGCGCGCACTCGCGGAGGCGGGCGCACCGGTGAGCCCGGCCGAGCTCGTCGATGCGCTGCGTGCCGTGGCTGCGCTCGAGGATCTGGCGCGCTCGCCGCTCAGGGCTGCGTTGCGCGCCACGATGGTCAAGGACGTCTCGGCGCTTCCCATCTTCGACGTGCTGTTCGACATCTATTTCCCGATGGCGAACCCGACGGACCAGGACCTCGCGGAGCTCGACGATGCAGCGATGCGCGCCGAGCTGGAGGTTGCGTTGCGCGATGGCGATGACGAGCGACTCGCTGCGCTGGCTGCTGCCGCGGTCGAGCGTTTCGGCGAGGTGCACTCTGGCGCCGCGGTCGCTGGCGCCTACTACGCCTATCGGACCCAGCGCGGGCTCGATCTCGAGCGGGTGCGCGAGGAACTCCTTGCGGGCTTGGCCCGCCCCCACGACGCCGAACTCGACTGGCGCGAGCGAGAACGCGAGGCGAGGCGTCGTCTCCAGTCGTTCTCGCGCCACATCGACGATGCGGTACGCGCGCGTCTTGCTCGCGAGCGCGATCCCGACGAACTCGCGCACAGCCTCGGCCTGCGCATCGCCGACGACGTCGACATCATGAACGCATCACGCGAGGAGTTGGCGGCGATTCGCGAGGCCGTGCGTCCACTGGCTGCCAAACTGGTCGCACGGCTCGAGCGGCGTAGGACACGCCGGGGCGGTCCACTGGAGCTGCGTCGCACGATCCGTCGGTCGCTCTCGACCGGTGGGGTGCCCCTCGAGCCCGTGTTCCGGCCGCGGCGACCGCATCGGCCCGACGTGGTTGTCCTCACCGACATCTCCGGTTCGGTGGCGTCGTTCGCCCGCTTCACGCTCCAGCTGCTCTGGGCGCTCGCAGGGGAGCTGCGTCGACTTCGAGCCTTCGCCTTCATCGACGCCGTCGACGAGGTCACCCCCCTCGTCGGGGGGTCGTGGGACCTCGACGCTGCGCTTCGAGCGGTGGCAGAGCGCGCCGCGGTGGTCGGCAAGCAGGGTCACTCGGACTATGGCGCCGTGTTTGCCCAGTTCGAAGAGCGCTTCGTCGACGCCGTCAGTCCGAGGACCACGCTGATCGTCCTCGGCGATGCCCGCGCGAACTACCACGAGCCGCGAGCCGAGGTGCTCGATCGGCTGGCGCGACGAGCGCGCGCCACCCACTGGCTGAACCCGGAGCCGGCACGCTACTGGGACAGCGGGGACTCGGTCATGGGCGCCTACGCCCCATCGTGCACGTCGGTCGTCGAGTGTCGGACGCTCGCGCAGCTGGAGCGCTTCGTCGAGGAGGTGCTGTAG
- a CDS encoding fumarylacetoacetate hydrolase family protein — protein sequence MRLATIRTATGTHAAMDFGTHWRLLPFPDLAAALRAVEGDLGAFGELRAAEAVEAADARFAPTVTTPGAIICLGLNYAKHMDEMGHDERPAFPTLFAKFPRSLTGPFDQITLPVTSHEVDWEVEIGVVIGRRARHVDVAHALEHVAGYVVVNDVSMRDYQHRTSQFLQGKIFEASTPVGPWMVTRDEVDDVRDVALTTRVNGTTMQDGRSRDMLFDVPTTIAYLSEIMTLEPGDLIAMGTPDGVGAGRRPPVFLRPGDVVESSVEGIGTMRNEFVAPDAGHTEHHS from the coding sequence GTGCGCCTCGCCACTATCCGCACAGCAACGGGAACGCACGCCGCGATGGATTTCGGTACCCATTGGCGGCTGTTACCATTCCCGGACCTCGCGGCGGCGCTCCGCGCCGTCGAGGGAGACCTCGGCGCGTTCGGCGAGCTGCGTGCAGCCGAAGCCGTCGAAGCCGCCGACGCCCGTTTCGCCCCGACCGTGACGACCCCCGGAGCCATCATCTGCCTGGGGCTGAACTACGCCAAGCACATGGACGAGATGGGTCACGACGAGCGTCCCGCCTTCCCGACCTTGTTCGCGAAGTTCCCACGGTCCCTCACGGGCCCCTTCGATCAGATCACGCTCCCGGTCACGTCCCATGAGGTCGACTGGGAGGTCGAGATCGGCGTCGTCATCGGTCGCCGAGCTCGCCACGTCGATGTCGCCCATGCACTCGAGCACGTCGCAGGCTACGTCGTCGTCAACGACGTCTCCATGCGCGACTACCAACATCGCACGAGCCAGTTCCTCCAAGGCAAGATCTTCGAGGCCTCGACGCCCGTCGGGCCATGGATGGTGACCCGCGACGAGGTCGATGACGTCCGTGACGTGGCTCTCACCACGCGCGTCAACGGGACCACGATGCAAGATGGCCGATCACGAGACATGCTCTTCGACGTCCCGACCACCATCGCCTACCTCTCCGAGATCATGACCCTGGAGCCAGGAGATCTCATCGCCATGGGCACACCCGATGGTGTCGGTGCCGGTCGAAGGCCGCCCGTCTTCCTCCGGCCCGGTGACGTGGTGGAGAGCTCCGTCGAGGGGATCGGCACGATGCGCAACGAGTTCGTCGCGCCAGACGCCGGCCACACCGAGCACCACTCGTAG
- a CDS encoding YecA family protein, translating to MAEEEQPASPEEEELAAFFDDEDAPEDRMTFSAFDGFATGIALAPEAVPQAAWVAVALGEAADEAPPRVIELMAHYVDEMRSVLDSTDVSERFVPVFDLVGEDDGEELVSPSDWCAGFLIATEFYRDTLDALAETNDEVAELLVPIISFGTDEGLDALEESGDEDSLADELIDAIQPSVIALRGYLRSA from the coding sequence ATGGCCGAAGAGGAACAGCCAGCGAGTCCGGAAGAAGAGGAGCTCGCCGCCTTCTTCGACGACGAGGACGCGCCCGAGGATCGCATGACGTTCTCTGCCTTCGATGGGTTTGCGACCGGCATCGCGCTCGCCCCCGAGGCGGTCCCACAGGCGGCGTGGGTCGCGGTCGCGCTTGGCGAGGCGGCCGATGAGGCACCACCGCGGGTCATCGAGTTGATGGCGCACTACGTCGACGAGATGCGATCGGTGCTCGACTCGACCGACGTGAGCGAGCGATTCGTACCCGTCTTCGACCTCGTGGGCGAGGACGACGGCGAAGAGCTCGTCTCGCCGTCGGATTGGTGCGCGGGATTTCTGATCGCGACCGAGTTCTACCGTGACACGCTCGATGCGCTCGCCGAGACGAACGACGAGGTGGCCGAACTCCTCGTGCCGATCATCAGTTTCGGTACCGATGAGGGTCTCGACGCGCTCGAGGAGAGCGGCGACGAGGACAGCCTCGCGGACGAACTCATCGACGCGATCCAACCCAGCGTGATCGCCCTGCGCGGATACCTGCGCTCGGCTTAG
- the rsfS gene encoding ribosome silencing factor yields the protein MSTDHDLHRLRLSDQRTHALAIARMAEDKHADDVVVLEVAELTAIATHFILATARNPRLGASLVTDLVRQIRRDLGLHPRVEGRPGDPWVVLDCMDIVIHVLAPEARQFYQLERLWADAPTIATGAASAPLDADDASVARVD from the coding sequence GTGAGCACCGACCACGATCTTCACCGCCTCCGGCTCTCCGATCAGCGCACGCACGCGCTCGCGATCGCCCGCATGGCCGAGGACAAGCATGCTGATGACGTCGTGGTCTTGGAAGTGGCGGAACTCACCGCGATCGCGACGCACTTCATCCTCGCGACGGCGCGAAATCCCCGCCTCGGCGCCTCGCTCGTCACCGATCTCGTTCGCCAGATCCGTCGCGATCTCGGACTCCACCCACGCGTCGAAGGACGCCCGGGAGACCCCTGGGTCGTCCTCGACTGCATGGACATCGTGATCCACGTCCTCGCACCCGAGGCTCGCCAGTTCTATCAGCTCGAGCGCCTCTGGGCGGACGCACCGACCATCGCGACAGGCGCCGCAAGCGCGCCCCTCGACGCGGACGACGCTTCCGTCGCGCGGGTCGACTAA
- the nadD gene encoding nicotinate-nucleotide adenylyltransferase: protein MRIGVFGGTFDPLHIGHLVAAQNAQYAAALDRVLFVVANVPWQKEAAREVTDPALRLAVVRAVIETIDGFEASDLEIRRGGRSYTVDTLRELRAQHPNDELFLIVGSDAANQMRTWERADELPLLSRIVVVNRYGYPSPTVLEGFRDPIFAEMPWLDISSTDLRERVRDRRPLQFLLPDEAIAAINRFGLYHDAPPPHSAIQPKPG from the coding sequence ATGCGCATCGGGGTCTTCGGGGGCACCTTCGACCCTCTCCACATCGGACACCTCGTTGCCGCTCAGAACGCGCAGTACGCTGCCGCCCTCGACCGCGTTCTCTTCGTGGTGGCCAACGTGCCCTGGCAGAAGGAGGCCGCTCGCGAAGTGACCGACCCTGCGCTGCGGCTCGCGGTGGTGCGCGCGGTCATCGAGACCATCGACGGATTCGAGGCATCGGACCTCGAGATCCGTCGTGGGGGTCGCTCCTACACGGTCGACACGCTCCGCGAGCTGCGGGCTCAGCACCCGAACGACGAGCTCTTCTTGATCGTCGGCTCCGACGCCGCGAACCAGATGAGGACCTGGGAACGAGCCGACGAGCTCCCGCTCCTCTCTCGCATCGTCGTCGTCAATCGCTATGGCTACCCGAGCCCGACCGTGCTCGAGGGCTTTCGCGATCCGATCTTCGCCGAGATGCCCTGGCTCGACATCTCCTCGACCGATCTGCGCGAACGCGTGCGCGATCGTCGCCCCCTCCAGTTCCTGTTGCCCGACGAGGCCATCGCCGCCATCAATCGCTTCGGGCTCTACCACGACGCGCCCCCGCCACACTCGGCGATACAGCCCAAGCCGGGCTAG
- a CDS encoding LLM class flavin-dependent oxidoreductase codes for MTRPHFVVQLGASTQLAELPALLASIEAAGYDGVSFPDHIEERTAPIASVALAAAASRRLTVAALVMNNDLRHPAIIAAEFATIASAFPGRIALGLGAGWQRSDFDHLGARFDVAAARVDRLAEALAIVDRLRSHGEVTFHGRAYQLNGFRLPMGAAGFELVAGGGGPRVLTLAARYADVVSVNPSLARPDSRRAVADQLSAASYRRKLAKVREAAALADRSPRIQLRTAFVHLGNDAASVVRDLSRAYNVDVADALAMPAVLIGTAAEVAEKIQAVSETLGVDEWVVHEPEREAFGEVIELLEQNH; via the coding sequence GTGACGCGCCCACACTTCGTCGTCCAACTTGGCGCGAGCACACAGCTCGCCGAGCTCCCCGCGCTCCTTGCATCCATCGAAGCCGCCGGCTACGACGGCGTGTCGTTCCCCGACCACATCGAGGAGCGCACCGCTCCCATCGCCTCGGTGGCGCTCGCCGCCGCAGCGTCACGACGCCTCACGGTTGCGGCGCTCGTCATGAATAACGACCTGCGCCATCCCGCGATCATCGCCGCCGAGTTCGCGACCATCGCCTCGGCGTTCCCGGGTCGCATCGCGCTCGGACTCGGAGCTGGTTGGCAGCGCAGCGACTTCGACCACCTCGGCGCGCGCTTCGACGTCGCCGCCGCTCGCGTCGACCGTCTGGCCGAGGCACTCGCGATCGTCGATCGGCTGCGATCGCACGGCGAGGTCACTTTCCACGGTCGGGCCTATCAGCTCAACGGATTCCGCCTCCCCATGGGGGCGGCGGGCTTCGAACTGGTCGCCGGCGGCGGGGGGCCGCGCGTGCTGACACTGGCGGCACGCTACGCCGACGTCGTCAGCGTCAACCCATCGCTCGCACGACCCGACTCGCGGCGCGCGGTCGCCGATCAGCTCTCGGCCGCCTCCTATCGCCGCAAGCTCGCCAAGGTGCGTGAGGCTGCCGCCCTCGCTGATCGATCGCCACGCATCCAGCTGCGCACCGCGTTCGTGCACCTCGGCAACGACGCCGCATCCGTCGTGCGCGACCTCAGTCGCGCCTACAACGTCGACGTCGCCGACGCGCTCGCCATGCCGGCGGTCCTGATCGGTACCGCGGCCGAGGTTGCCGAGAAGATCCAGGCCGTCTCCGAGACGCTCGGCGTCGACGAATGGGTGGTCCACGAGCCAGAACGCGAGGCTTTCGGCGAAGTCATCGAGCTCCTCGAGCAGAACCACTGA